In one Arenibacter antarcticus genomic region, the following are encoded:
- a CDS encoding SusC/RagA family TonB-linked outer membrane protein: protein MKKVNLLFTLLLLFSITSFTYGQTITGTVYADGSPLPGATVLEKGTTNGVITDFDGVFKLNTPKKETTLIISFLGYTTKEVVATTGKLQEITLTEDASALDEVVVTALNITREEKSLGYSIATVDGEDINKAVTGNWLNGMSGKVAGLTFDQAGTGPSGSIRVTLRGDQSLNYGSNEALFVVDGVPITSGSTATKSVSNYAQGDAPIDYGNGISDLNPDDIASVSVLKGPAAAALYGSRAANGAIVITTKSGRKSKGLGVTVSSSVTFEQAGYFPDFQTEYGNGSDMGQGEYSLWELTPEMAPDGVAVPRRYSRYTFGEKFDSNKLRYLYESKNWDTGEFTKLPWEYKDDWYTGLFQTGLTTSNTVSLSGSNGKGTSTRFSVTDYKNDWILPNTGFDKKTISVAFNTPISDKIKFNTKINYYLQSSDNMPGGGYSESNPMYALVWGFNVNSTDSWKKEYFDGRFNYANWDAQGENGQGLVFPSTSGFNPYRTLYEAVNGYDKNRVFGNVGLTFDLMEGLTLDVGAGLDWSDEFRTQQRPFYTTGNQDGFYREQTVRVIENNNDFMLRYVNNKLADGRFGLSTFVGGNNRINQYHNNRLTLDKLGEEGIYHTTNLPTGVIPEPYNYRSKKIVNSLFGMASLSWDDTYYLDITGRNDWSSTLSRGNWSFFYPSVATSILVDRILDFRSNVPWIDFTKLRFSWANVGNDTSPYSLDQYYGNSSYPGGYTLPGTIPDPLIKPENVESWEAGIEAKLFKNRVGFDVTLYQSSTTNQIVSVDVDQITGATGMKINAGEITNRGIEVTANFAPVRSQDFDWSFDLNWSKNKNKLVSLQDGWDPNEPLQTDMGTTIGNRTYIYSYVGQEMHVIYGRGFQRAPEGSFYTDENGEQADASGMHLVNASGYPILDESPDRKIGNVNPDWRGGMVQRFRYKNLSLTAAFSGQMGGNTFSVTNFALSYQGKLKNSLEGRYDGLVHPGVNVVTNTDGSMSYTKNNTVTQNIQTYYNSYIWNRNNTEMNTFDTSYLKLKEVRLDYKLPQRFLEKTKLFQDISLGVYATNIFTITDFPQYDPDTGMLNGSNIYKGIESMSFPMTRSYGFNVKFSF from the coding sequence ATGAAAAAAGTTAACCTACTATTTACACTACTGTTGTTATTTTCGATAACATCGTTTACGTATGGACAAACTATAACCGGCACTGTTTATGCCGATGGAAGTCCATTGCCAGGAGCTACTGTTCTTGAAAAAGGCACAACTAATGGGGTTATTACTGATTTTGATGGTGTTTTTAAATTAAATACTCCAAAGAAGGAAACCACATTGATCATTTCCTTTTTGGGATACACTACTAAAGAAGTAGTGGCGACCACAGGGAAACTTCAGGAAATTACATTGACTGAAGATGCAAGCGCCCTAGATGAGGTGGTGGTCACCGCACTTAACATTACTAGGGAAGAAAAGTCTTTGGGATATTCCATAGCCACAGTGGATGGGGAGGATATAAACAAAGCAGTAACTGGGAACTGGTTGAATGGTATGTCTGGGAAAGTCGCCGGATTAACCTTTGATCAAGCTGGTACTGGGCCAAGCGGATCCATTAGGGTGACTTTAAGGGGAGACCAATCTTTAAACTATGGGAGTAATGAAGCTCTCTTCGTAGTAGATGGGGTTCCCATAACTTCTGGGTCAACGGCAACCAAAAGCGTAAGTAACTATGCACAGGGCGATGCCCCAATCGATTATGGAAACGGGATAAGTGACCTTAACCCCGATGATATTGCATCTGTATCCGTGTTAAAAGGTCCTGCCGCAGCCGCATTATATGGCTCAAGAGCCGCTAACGGAGCTATTGTAATTACCACAAAATCTGGAAGAAAAAGTAAGGGCCTTGGTGTAACCGTAAGTTCCTCGGTAACCTTTGAACAAGCTGGATACTTTCCAGATTTCCAAACAGAGTATGGGAATGGTTCTGATATGGGACAAGGAGAGTATTCCTTATGGGAATTAACTCCCGAAATGGCACCCGATGGTGTAGCCGTACCTAGACGTTATTCTCGTTATACCTTCGGGGAAAAATTTGATTCCAATAAATTACGTTATCTATATGAATCTAAAAACTGGGATACAGGCGAGTTTACAAAACTGCCATGGGAGTATAAAGACGATTGGTATACCGGACTGTTCCAAACCGGACTTACTACTAGTAATACGGTTAGTCTAAGTGGGAGCAATGGTAAAGGTACTTCAACACGATTTTCGGTAACCGATTATAAAAATGATTGGATCCTACCAAATACTGGTTTTGATAAGAAAACCATCTCCGTGGCCTTTAATACGCCTATCAGTGATAAGATAAAATTTAATACAAAGATCAATTATTACCTTCAGAGCAGTGACAATATGCCAGGTGGAGGATATAGCGAAAGTAATCCAATGTATGCATTGGTATGGGGCTTTAACGTAAACAGTACGGATTCCTGGAAAAAAGAATATTTTGACGGACGCTTTAATTACGCCAACTGGGATGCACAAGGTGAAAATGGACAGGGACTTGTTTTCCCTTCTACTAGTGGATTTAATCCATATCGTACCTTATATGAAGCTGTTAACGGCTACGATAAAAACAGGGTTTTTGGGAACGTTGGCCTAACCTTCGATTTAATGGAGGGCCTAACCTTAGATGTGGGCGCAGGATTGGATTGGTCGGATGAGTTTAGAACGCAACAAAGACCTTTCTATACCACTGGCAATCAAGACGGTTTTTATAGGGAACAAACGGTTCGCGTTATAGAGAACAATAACGATTTTATGTTGCGCTATGTCAATAACAAACTGGCGGATGGTCGTTTTGGTCTTTCCACTTTCGTAGGAGGAAATAATAGAATCAACCAATATCATAACAACAGACTTACCTTAGACAAACTTGGGGAAGAGGGAATCTACCATACTACCAACCTACCTACAGGAGTAATTCCAGAACCGTATAATTACAGAAGTAAAAAAATTGTAAACAGTTTATTCGGGATGGCGTCATTAAGCTGGGACGACACTTATTATTTAGATATCACTGGCCGAAATGACTGGTCCAGTACGCTTTCTAGAGGTAATTGGTCGTTCTTCTATCCATCAGTAGCGACTAGTATTCTGGTAGACAGAATATTGGATTTTAGATCGAATGTCCCTTGGATAGATTTCACCAAATTAAGATTTTCTTGGGCAAATGTTGGGAATGATACTTCCCCTTATTCCTTAGATCAGTATTATGGAAACTCTTCTTACCCTGGAGGTTACACCCTGCCAGGTACTATTCCGGACCCGTTAATTAAACCCGAAAACGTGGAAAGCTGGGAAGCGGGAATAGAAGCCAAACTTTTCAAAAATCGTGTGGGGTTCGACGTAACTCTGTATCAGTCTTCAACAACCAATCAGATAGTTTCGGTTGATGTGGATCAAATTACAGGGGCCACTGGAATGAAAATAAATGCTGGAGAAATTACCAATAGAGGTATTGAAGTTACGGCCAACTTTGCGCCAGTAAGAAGTCAGGACTTCGATTGGTCCTTTGATCTCAACTGGTCTAAAAACAAGAATAAATTGGTGAGTTTACAAGATGGTTGGGATCCAAACGAACCGCTTCAAACCGATATGGGAACTACCATTGGAAATAGAACCTATATCTATTCCTATGTAGGTCAAGAAATGCACGTTATCTACGGTAGAGGTTTTCAAAGAGCACCTGAAGGGTCTTTTTATACCGATGAAAATGGCGAACAGGCAGATGCATCAGGAATGCACCTTGTTAATGCTAGCGGGTATCCTATTCTAGATGAATCTCCAGATCGCAAAATTGGAAATGTAAATCCAGATTGGCGAGGAGGAATGGTACAACGTTTTAGGTACAAGAACCTTTCATTGACGGCTGCATTCTCAGGGCAAATGGGCGGAAACACTTTTTCCGTGACCAATTTTGCCTTGTCTTACCAAGGGAAATTAAAAAACTCTCTGGAAGGTAGGTATGATGGACTGGTACACCCAGGGGTGAATGTGGTAACTAATACCGACGGATCAATGAGTTACACCAAGAACAATACAGTAACCCAAAATATTCAGACGTATTACAACTCCTATATCTGGAACCGTAACAATACGGAGATGAATACTTTTGACACTTCTTATTTGAAATTAAAGGAAGTGCGTCTTGACTACAAACTCCCTCAACGATTTTTAGAAAAAACAAAGCTATTTCAAGATATCAGTTTAGGGGTTTATGCAACCAATATATTTACCATTACCGATTTCCCACAATATGATCCAGATACAGGGATGCTAAATGGATCAAATATTTACAAAGGAATAGAATCCATGTCATTCCCAATGACTAGGTCTTATGGTTTTAACGTAAAATTCTCATTCTAA